A genomic window from Humulus lupulus unplaced genomic scaffold, drHumLupu1.1 SCAFFOLD_34, whole genome shotgun sequence includes:
- the LOC133810301 gene encoding uncharacterized protein LOC133810301: MEKSGVEKRRVVVVGGGVAGSIVAQSLQFCADVVLIDQKEYFEIAWGTLRAMVKPSFAERIVINHSDYLRNVNIVASTAVNVTDTEVSTADGQSLPYDYLVIATGHKDFFPRTRDERLSQYEAEFEKIKSANSILIVGGGPTGVELAGEIVYDFPEKKVTMVHSGARLLEFVDSKASQKALEWLISKNVEVLLGQSVNVEGVSDGHFQTSKGETIKADRHYVCTGKPVGSSWLTETVLKDSLGIHGRLMVDENLRVRGRKNVFGIGDITDVKERKHRYIAQKHAQIAVKNLKVLLVGGKESKMAKYKNFLETTLISLGRKEGVAQFPFVTISGCIPGKIKSEDLFVSKTRKQLGLKPDC; the protein is encoded by the exons ATGGAAAAATCAGGTGTGGAGAAGCGTAGGGTGGTGGTGGTAGGAGGCGGTGTAGCTGGTTCTATTGTCGCTCAATCTCTCCAATTTTGTGCTGACGTCGTTCTTATCGATCA GAAGGAGTATTTCGAGATAGCATGGGGGACGTTGAGAGCAATGGTGAAGCCATCATTCGCCGAGAGAATAGTGATTAATCACTCTGATTATCTTAGAAATGTGAATATTGTTGCATCAACTGCTGTTAATGTCACAGATACTGAAGTTTCCACCGCAGATGGCCAATCTCTTCCGTATGATTATCTTGTCATCGCCACCGGTCACAAAGACTTTTTTCCAAGAACAAGAGACGAGAGGCTTAGTCAGTACGAAGCAG AGTTTGAGAAGATTAAGTCGGCGAATTCGATTTTGATAGTGGGAGGAGGTCCAACGGGTGTGGAACTAGCTGGTGAAATTGTATACGACTTTCCAGAGAAGAAGGTGACTATGGTGCACTCTGGGGCAAGGTTACTAGAATTTGTGGATTCCAAGGCTTCACAAAAGGCATTGGAATGGTTAATATCAAAGAATGTTGAAGTTCTTTTGGGTCAATCAGTGAATGTGGAAGGTGTATCAGATGGTCATTTCCAAACCTCTAAGGGAGAAACTATAAAAGCCGATCGCCATTATGTTTGCACTGGTAAACCAGTGGGTTCATCTTGGCTTACTGAGACTGTTTTGAAGGATAGTTTGGGTATTCATGGGAGGTTAATGGTGGATGAGAATCTGAGAGTCAGAGGTCGTAAGAATGTCTTTGGTATTGGAGACATCACAGATGTTAAG GAGAGGAAGCATAGGTATATAGCACAAAAACATGCACAAATAGCAGTGAAGAATTTGAAGGTGTTGTTAGTGGGAGGGAAAGAGAGCAAGATGGCTAAATACAAGAATTTTTTAGAAACCACACTTATTTCACTTGGGAGGAAAGAAGGTGTAGCTCAATTTCCATTTGTGACTATTAGTGGTTGCATTCCTGGGAAGATTAAGTCTGAGGACTTGTTTGTTAGCAAAACAAGGAAACAGCTTGGTCTAAAACCTGATTGCTAA